The genomic stretch TCGTTACTCGCTATCCTTCATTATATATTCATATTTTTCTAAATACAAGTATACAGTCACGATATTAATTAATAAATATAGTTTTTTATCCAGTATAATTTCCTTTGCATTTGCTCCTGATACTGCCTGGGATTATCCGTTAAATATACGGCAAAGTAATACTCCTTCTCCCTAATCTCCAGTATTCCATTTTCTCTACTTAATATAGGGTGGATTACCCTTATAAGCAATTGTATCAATCTGTATCTGAAGTCCATCCACACCCGTTTAATAGCAAAATTTTATGGAGATGAAACGAGAAAAACCCATAAAACCGAAGATTTCTCCTCTGTATTTACAGGTTTACTCTGAATATATTAAATTCTTTTAATATCCTTTCTCTCTTGATGATTTTTTAGCTGATAATGTCAGATTTTAAGGAAAGTCTATAAAACCTCATAACCTGTTTTCTTAAGAAGCCTCATCAAACTGGCTGTTGTAAAGTTCTGCATAGAAGCCTTTTTTCCTTAATAGCTGTTCATGATTTCCGCTTTCAATAATATCTCCGTCCTTCATAACCAGTATCAGGTCTGCATTTTTAATGGTAGACAACCTATGAGCAATAACAATTGAGGTTCTTCCCTCCATCAGCTTATCCATAGCTTCCTGTATCAGGACTTCCGTACGTGTGTCAACGGAACTCGTAGCTTCATCAAGAATCAGCATAGGTGCATTTTCGATCATGGCTCTTGCTATGGTAATCAGCTGCTTCTGCCCTGCTGAAAGGCTGGCTTCCTCATTTAGAATCGTGTTATATCCTTCAGGCAGTGTTTTGATAAAATGATGTACCCCTGCTGCTTTGCAGGCTGCCACTATTTCCTCCTCCGATACCCCGATTTTATTATAAACGATATTTTCACGAATTGTACCTTCAAAGAGCCAGGTATCCTGTAATACCATACAGAATAATTGATGAACATTCTCTCTTGTCAGGGTTCTTAAAGGTATATTATCTATTCGTATTTCACCGCTGTTAAGTTCATAAAATCTCATTAAAAGATTTACCATGGTAGTCTTTCCTGCACCGGTGGGTCCTACGATTGCAATCTTTTGCCCGGCTTTTACCTTTGCGGAAAAATCCTTTATGATTATTTTATTCTCAGAATATCCAAACTTAACATTCTTAAATTCAATATCTCCTTTTGCCGTTTTCATAATTGTATGTTTACCGCTTTCATCTTCTAATTCTGCTTCACCTAAGAACTCAAATACGCGATAACTTGCAGCTCCGGTAGACTGTAAGCTTGTGGCTGCCTGAGCAATCTGGCTAAGAGGTTGTGTAAAGAGACGGACATAAACCATAAAAGCAACAATAACACCAAAGGTTATAGAGCCTTTCATAGCAAGGGCTGCTCCTGCAACACAGACTGCCACATAACCTATATTTCCAATAAAGCTCATAAGGGGCATCATGAGCCCTGACATAAACTGTGACTTCCAGTTGCTTGAAAACAGTTTCTTATTGATCTGTGTAAATTCACCGCTTAATTCTTCCTCCGCATTATAGACCTTAACTACATTATGTCCGGCATAAACCTCTTCCACATGACCGTTAATGGCACCTAAAAGTTCCTGCTGCTCGGTAAAATACTTTTGCGAACGTGAAATAATGAGTATCATAATTACAAATCCAAGCAAGGAGGAGCCGATTGCAACCAATGCCATAATCCAGTTGGTAACTAACATCATTATAACAGAACCTGCAAGCAGCGTTATTGCAGATACAAGATTTCCGATGCTTTGATTTAGGGTCTGTCCAATGGTATCCACATCATTGGTAACACGTGAGAGGATATCACCATAGCTGGTCTTATCAAAATATTTAAGTGGCAGCTTATTTATCTTAACTGAAATATCCGCACGCATGGTTTTGGATACTTTCTGTGTAACAGTTGCCATTACAAATCCCTGTAAATAGGAAAGTACCACGCTGGCACCATAAAAAGCTGCCAGCCATAAAGCAATGTTACCAACCAGCTTCATATCAATGCTTCCCATTATTCCCTGTGTGATAGCATCAGTCATTTCACTTAGCATATCCGGACCTGTCAGGGTAAAAACCGTTCCGCCCACCGCGCAGGCCAGTGCAAGGATTATTGCAGGGAAATAAGGCTTACAATAGTTTATCAGTTTACCCCAGGCAGCTGAGAATTCATGTTTTTCACCTACTATGGCGATTCCGCCTCCCGGCGGATTACGAAAGTCTGATCCTTTACTCATCTCCAAGTTCCTCCTTTGATAATTGTGAATAGGCAATCTCATGGTAAACCTTACAAGTCTTAAGCAGCTCTTCGTGTTTGCCGATCCCCACAACATTTCCTTCCTCCAGCACTATAATACGGTCTGCATTTCGAATAGTACCGATACGCTGTGCTACAATAAACGTAGTAGCACCAAGGGTTTGAGCTGCCAGCTGTGTGCGGAGTACCTTATCCGTCTTATAATCCAGCGCGGAAAAGGAATCATCGAAGATAAAGATTTCCGGCTGCCTGCAGATTGCCCTGGCAATTGCCAGACGCTGCTTTTGACCACCGGAGAGGTTTGAACCTCCCTGGGATATGGGTGCCTGGTACTTTTCGGGAAGATTATCGATAAAATCCTTTGCCTGGGCTACTGATGCTGCATTTTCAATATCCTCTTTCATGGCTTTTTTCCTTCCGTTATTGCCAAAAGCTACATTCCCGGCAATATCGCCTGAGAAAATAACAGCTCTCTGTGGTACATAACCAATCTTATTATGAAGGTCTTTTTGCTTGTATTTCTTAATATCCACTCCATCAATGAGTACCTGTCCTTCCGTGGCATCGTAAAAGCGTGGTATAAGATTAATCAGTGTACTCTTTCCACTTCCGGTAGATCCGATAAAGGCAACCGTCTCACCTGACTTGGCTTTAAATGAAACATCTTTAAGCACATATTCCGCAGCTCCCGGATATTGAAAGCTTACATTCTTAAATTCTACTTCTCCCATTCCCCAGGGTTTACTGTCCATATCTCCATCTGTAATTTTGGGCTGTGTATCCAGTACTTCGTTGATACGCCTGGCTGATACTGCTGAACGGGGCAGCATGATAAATATCATTACCAGCATCATAAACGCCATAACAACCTGCATGGCATAAGACGAATACACTACCATATCGGAAAACAGAGACAATCTGTCCGGTATATCGGCACCATTGATCAAATAGGCTCCAATCCAGTAAATTGACAGTGTAAGTCCATTCATAATAAGAGACATTCCAGGCATCATAATTGCCATAATGCGATTCGTAAACAGATTGGTCTCTGTCATTTCCTCATTTGCTTTTTTAAATTTCGTTTCCTGATAGTTTTCTGCATTATAGGCACGTACAACCCTGACACCAGTTAGGTTTTCTCTGGTCACACGATTAAGATTATCTGTTAACTGTTGTACAATCTTGAATTTGGGAAGCGCAAATACAACCAATACCGTAACTAATATAACTAATGCAAAAACAGCTCCTCCCGTCGAAACAGACCATTGCCAGCTTTTGCCCGCTATCTTTATGATTGCCCATACCGCCAGGATCGGCGCTTTGATCATTACCTGAAGCCCCATTGCTATAAGAGTCTGTACCTGGGTTATATCATTCGTGGAGCGAGTAATTAAACTTGATGTGGAAAATCGTCCGATTTCCTCCATGGAGAAGGCTTCAACCCTGTTGTATAACCCCATTCTCAGCCTGTAGGACAGAGTTGCTGCAAGGCGGGCAGCGAAATAGCCGATTATGATGGAAGCAACTAAACTGCCCAGAGCACAAAGGAGCATATACCCTCCGGCACTCCAGATTTCTGACATGGAACTTCCTTCTGTCTGCACCAGCAAGGTAATTTCAGACATATAATCCGGCAGTTTTAAGTCGAGCCAGACCTGACCTGTTATAAATACCAGACAGAGGGCGACCTGAAGCCATTCTATCTTTTTAAAATACTTTAATATTTTTATCATAGCACCCTTTCCTTTCTGCCTTACTCGCTGCGCAGTGCGATCACCGGATCTTTTCCTGCGGCTTTCTTGGCAGGTATAAGTCCTGCGAACAAGGTCAATGCCATACTTAACACAATGAGCACGAATCCGCTGGTTACCGGTAACGCTGCATTAACTGCAGTAGTGTCTAACACTGCATGGATCACCGAATTAATAGGTAGGAGCAGCAGGCAGGTTATCCCGACGCCTAACAGACCGGATATAGAGCCCACAATAAAGGTCTCTGCATTAAATACCTGGGTTATATTCCTCTTAGATGCACCAATTGCACGAAGCACTCCAATTTCTTTGGTTCGTTCCAGTACGGAAATAAAGGTAATGATTCCAATCATAATGGATGAAACAATCAGGGAAACTGCAACGAAGGCAATAAGTACATAGGATATAACATTAATTATAGTAGTAATGGAGGACATCAGCAGTCCCACAAAATCCGTATACGTTATTTGATTTTCTTTTCCTGCAGTTTTGTTATAGTCTTCAATTGACGCGGAAATTCCGTCCTTATCTTCGAAACTGTCCGCATAAATACTGATGGAAGAGGGTGCATCAAGGCTTACAACGCCAAACGAACTCATATTGTCATCATAACTTCCGGCCTGGATATAGGTATCATAGAGCTTTAGCAAAGTCTCCTTATCCGGTTCCAGTAAATAAGCATCTAACATTGCAGCGAGACCTTCCTCATTCATTTCTGAAGATATACCAGCACCTGCTGAACCTGTTTGACCCTGAGACGGTATATCAGCTCCTGTATTCTGCGCTTCTTTGCTGTTATTCTGGTTATTTTCGGGTGATGAGGTAAGTATCGTAGTGGCAACCGCTGCTTTATCTGAGAGATTAAGTCCCGAGAGATATTTAATCGTCTCCTCTATTTTTACTTCATCTGTTTTAGGTGAAAAGGACATACCGTTTGTTACATTGATTTCCGGTGTTGCTTCCTGGGCTTTTACAACCGGACTGTTATTTGTTCGTTCTATAAGAGCATCTGTGAGAGCTTTTGTGTATCCGATGTTTCCCGAAATTGCTGTATAGGAAGCATCCTCTTCCGGTTTTATGATTCCTGAAACCTTAAGTTCGATGCTGTCCTTTAATAAGGTTTTCAGAGAATCTCTATCTTCAGCAGTATAGTCGAATACTCCATTTTCCAGCTCCATATAATAATCACTTTCTGGGAGTATATAAAAGGTCTGGTTGCTGATATCTTCATAATTCCATTTGTGACCTTCGAAAGAGATTTCTTCTCCTTTACTGATTTTTTCAAGAACTTCCTTATATTCAGCGGAGGGCAGTATACCAAGTTCATATAGTACGGAAGTAGATATCTCGTTGTTTTCATCCAGTACCAGAACTACTTCGTTATAGGCTTTGGGCCAGTTACCGTAGAGTAACTCGTAATTATCGGTTACTGCTGCGCTGATAAGGTTTCCTTGTGTTCCCGGCAGAAGTTCCTCGAACTTACTGGTAGAGGTCAGATTTCCCATGGTCATACTCCCTAAGGAAAAACCACCCATGGGCATACCGCCTGTCATAGCAGAGGTATTTCCGCTGGTAAATTCACTTCCATCCGTATTGATAAGTTCTCCCTCCGGATCATAAGCAAACGTATCAAACTTTACATCATAGGAATAAATTATACCATTCTCCCCGACATATTGATGGATTTCACTGTCTTGTATATCCAGATATTTTTTGAATTCTGTAAGGTTATTCTCTTTGATACTGGTAGTTGCACTTTTAGCCAGTTCCATATCAGAAGAATTGGAATATACTCCATCCAATTCATGGTCTGCATCATCAGAAATCCCGGACTGCCTTCCGGCAGCTAGTAAACTACTCAAGTCCAGAGACTGTGCTTCAATGGCAATGGGATAAGAAGACATGGTATCCTTTTGTATGTCATCGATATAGGCATTGATTCCATTGGATAAAGATAATATCAAAGCTATTCCGATAATACCGATGGAGCCTGCAAAGGAGGTTAGAAGGGTACGGCCCTTCTTTGTTTTCAGATTGTTAAAGCTCAGGGATAATGCTGTTGATATGGACATGGATGCCTTCCCCATATTCTTATGTTCAGGGGGGGCCAGTCTCGTCTCATCAACCTCATAGGGATTGGTGTCGGATAAGATTCTTCCATCATGAAGCTTAATAATACGGCTGGCATACTCTTCTGCCAATTCCGGGTTATGGGTAACCATCACTACCAGACGGTCTTTGGCAACTTCCTTTAAAAGCTCCATTACCTGAACACTGGTTTCAGAATCCAGCGCACCAGTGGGTTCATCGGCAAGGAGAATATCCGGGTCATTTACCAAAGCCCTTGCAATAGCAACACGCTGCATCTGTCCTCCTGACATCTGATTGGGTCGTTTGTGAAGATGGCTGCCAAGCCCCATTTTTTCAAGTGCTTCCTTTGCACGCTTTCTCCGTTCGCTTTTTGAGATACCGGATATGGTAAGGGCCAACTCTACATTAGCCAGAATGGACTGATGAGGAATCAGGTTATAGCTTTGGAATACAAATCCAATTGTATGATTACGATAGGAATCCCAGTCTCTGTTGGAATATTTTTTGGTAGAGACACTGTTAATTACGATATCTCCCGAATCATATCGGTCGAGACCGCCGATAATATTTAATAATGTTGTCTTTCCGGAACCGCTCTGTCCCAAGATAGCAACAAATTCACTGTCACGGAGATTAAAGGTAACATCATTCAGCGCTTGCTGAGTCAAACCGCCGGTAACGTATTTCTTGCATATATTTTTGATTTGAAGCATAGGCATTTTCTCCTTTTAGCATTAATTTTTTTAGTAGGCCTTTCAACGAAACCGATTATATACAGGAAAGAAAAACTGAAAATTAACAAAAAAAGAAAAACAGAAAATTAATTTGAGTAAAAACAAGCTTAATTCGTTCGGATTTCAGTACAAAATGGTCTTCAGTTTATTTTGAGTTAACGTTTATGGTATAATATTTATTTAGAGATATAGCCAGAGGTTTACCTCTGGATTTCAACTTATACAATACAAACGGAGGTAATGATTTCATGTTTCATATATTGGTTACAGAAGATGATAAGAATACCGCCAGGCTTATGAAAGCAGTCTTAAAACATGCCGGTTATGAAGTTTTTCTGGCAGAAAACGGAGTGGAAGCATTGGATATAATGGATACCCAGCATATAGATCTGGTTGTATTAGATATTATGATGCCGAAAATGGATGGTTATGAATTTACGGAACAGCTGCGCAGCTGTCACAATAATACGCCTATCCTTATGGTAACGGCGAAACAGCTGCCGGAGGATAAATGCAAGGGTTTCATTTCCGGAACAGATGATTACATGGTAAAACCTGTGAATGAAGAAGAGATGCTCTTACGTATCAAGGCACTTTTACGCCGCGCCAGGATTGTGAATGAACACAAACTGCTTTTAGGAAAGGTAACCCTTGATTATGACGCTCTTACGGTAGAGCGGGAAGACGAGAAGCAGACCCTGCCTCAGAAGGAATTCTATCTGCTCTATAAGCTTTTAGCTTATCCTGATAAAATTTTTACCCGAATTCAGCTAATGGATGAAATATGGGGTATGGAGTCTGAGACCGTCGATACTACAGTAAATGTTCATATCAACCGGCTTCGTAAGCGTTTTGAAGGATATCCGGAGTTTGAGATCGTCGCTATTCGGGGAATCGGTTATAAGGCGGTGAAAAAGTGTGAGTAGGCTTCATAACAGATTAAAAAAATTCCAAATGGCTATGTTTTTTGCTGTCATAATATTTATTATCATGCTATTTACCATGCTGCTCATGCTTGTTGGAATATTTGCTTTAAGTCAGCTTGGAATAGTTAAACCCCATCCTACCATTGCACCGTTTTTTATGTTTGCAATCTTTAGTATTATAGTAGGAACTATTGTTGCGATGTTATTCAGCCGTTTTCCGCTATCCCCTCTGCGAGAGATTATTTCTGCTTTTGACAGATTAGCAGAAGGTGAATTTGATGTGCGGATTCATTTAAGAGGCCCGGAAGAATTACAGAATTTAAGCAGTAGCTTTAACCACATGGCAGAAGAACTGGGAAGTATCGAGATGCTTCGATCGGACTTTGTAAATAATTTTTCACACGAATTTAAGACTCCGATTGTATCTGTAAGAGGTTTTGCCAAAATTCTTAAATATGAAGATCTGACCAAAGAAGAACGGGACGAATATCTGGATATTATTATATATGAATCGGAACGTCTGGCTGCACTTGCGACTAATGTGCTTAATCTCTCCAAGGTAGAAAACCAGGTTATCTTAAAGGACAAAACTTCTTATAACGGCAGCGAACAGATAAGACGGATAATCGCTATACTTGAGAATAAGTGGGCTGAGAAAAACATTGAGATCCTTTTTGATTACGATGAGATTAATTTCTGTGGAAATGAAGAACTGTTAAATCAGTTATGGACAAACCTTATCGATAATGCCATTAAGTTCTCACCAAAGAATTCTACGATATCAATTAACATCAGTCAAAAACCCGAGAAAATAACAATAACGGTCTCCGATCAGGGAATAGGCATTAGTCAGGGAGCTGCCGATCGTATATTTGATAAATTCTATCAGGGGGATACTTCCCATGCAACGAAAGGCAATGGTATCGGCTTAACAATAGCCAAACGAATCGTCGAACTGCATGAAGGTACGATAACAGTAAAAAACAATGATATCGGCACCTCATTTATTGTTGACTTGCCTATGCACGATTGAATTAAGTTAAACAGCGGGTCTGCTATGTATTTTCTAGCCTGTTATGATAACAGGCCTATGACCTGTTTCTCATTTTGTTCAAATTTTCTTTGCAAATTGAACCTAAGAATTAAAATTGAACCTAAGAATTAAAATAAAATCCATGAAGTTCTCAGAAACATTTTATTCTGACAGCACTTCATGGATTTTATGTATACACAATATGTAACATCTTTATTCTTATAACATCTTGCTCTTGTAGTAAACCATTCGCTTTCTTCCGTAATACAGCATTTAGTTATTCATTTTCATTATTATTATTACCAAACACTTTCGCTATTAATAGAAGAATTACACCAATAACAATACTGGCAATTTCAACTGTACGTCTGTATTCTCCCAGAAAAAATAAGAATTTAAACTGCAGTCCTACAAATGATAAAGCCAATGAAATTAATCCTATAACAAATAGGAAAGCTCCAACCTTTGATACCTTGTCAAACATATAACTTCCTCCCACATTTTGTTAATATTATACCTTCGTAATTATATCAAATAAAAGCAAAACCGTACACACAATTTTTCACAATATGATATAATTTTACATTTTACTTCCTTTTCCGTATGTGGGTATCTATCCTTTTAGTCTTTCTCGATCTCAATCATAAGTTCTAATATTTGAGTTTCCAGATTATCGATTTGCTTATTCTTTTCCTCTAGTAATTCGGTTAACCGTATAGTTTCTGTATCCTTATCTGCTCTATGCTTAAAATCTAAAAAATTAGTATTTAATACATCGTAGCTTTGCTGTAATTCCTTATTTTTGTCAACCAGCTGCTGTATTAATTTCACCTGTTCATCAATTTTTTCATTTTGCTTTGCTAATGCCTTATACTGTTCAAAGCTTGAGTCCTTCTGCATTTCCAGAGTATGAGTAACTGAATTGATGTTTTCTTCTTGTTGTTTCATATTGCTTAATAACATTATTTTCTCTGCTTCAGTGTCTCTAAGCTTTAAACTCAGCTCTTCAATAGCATCTTCAGAATTTCTGATTTCTTCAGTTAATTTCTCATTCTCTCTTGACAATTGACTTAACTGCGAAAGCTTTTCATTGATTTCATCTGCCTTATTTGCATCTTCCTGATGAAGTTTATGCAGTTTTTGTTCTAAACGATATACCTGCTGTTTTCTCTGCTCCAGCTGCTCTTGTACTTTCAGAACTGCCTCTGTACCAGTATCTTCTGATATTGTTAACGCTTCTTGTTGATGCTGTAATTGCTCCTTCTCTTGTTGTATCTGTTCTTTCTGCTGCTGTACCAGGTCTTTCTCCTGCTGTACCTGGTCCTTCTGTTGCTGTATCTGGTCTCTCTCCAGCTGCACCTGTTCCTTCTGTTGCTGTATCTGGTCTCTCTCCTGCTGTACCTGGTCCTTCTGTTGCTGTATCTGGTCTCTCTCAAGAGTCACTGTCTCTAACTGTTCTGTAAGAAGCTCTATCTCTTTCTTTGCATTTTTCCGGATCTCTTCCAGTTCCAAGGCAGACTGCCTGTGATAATTTTTTTGTGTTTCTTCTGCCTGTTCCTGTATCTTGTATATTTCAAGTTCTGTAAGTTTCTTATATTCCTCCAGCTCTTTTATAGATGCCAGCCTGACTTCAGATAATTCCTGTTCTTTTACTCTCTTGTATTCCTCAAGCTGTTGTTCCGTCTTTTTCCTGTATTCTTCCTGTTTCAGGTCAGTTACCTGTTTATATTCTTTCAGTGTTTGATCCGCTTCCACTTGTAATTCATACTTTTCTTGCTGTAATTGTTCTTTGAGATGAGATAATTCCTCGTTATATTTGTTTTGCAACTCCGATTTTTCTATTTGGAACTGTTCTTTCAAAAACTCAAATTCAAGCAAGGAGTCTTTACTGATTTTCTCTTTTTCTTTCAGCAGCCCTTGATTCTCTTCTACGGCAAATTTAAGTTTATCTGAGATAATATCAATTTTTTCCTCTGAAACTTTTATAAGCTTAAGCAGTTTTTCTTTTTCATTGATAACTTCTGTTATCTGCTCTTCCAGAAGATATTTCTCTTTCAGGGCTTCCTCTTTCATCTGCTCTGTTTCAAGGAATGCCAGCTCCTTGTGTTCTTCTATTTCTTTCTCAGCCTGTGCTTTTATTTTTATCATTTCTTGTTTTGTCTGCTGTTTTAGATTCTCTAACTCAGATTCAGAAATTTCAGTTAACTGTTTATATTCTTCCAGCTGTTGCTCTGCCATCAGTTTATAATCCTTAAAAGCCTGTTCTGCAAGTAATGCCTTCTCATCGTTTTCTTTCTGTAAATGCATTTTGATCTGCGAAATCTTTTCTTCATAGCTTATTTGTAGTTCTGTTTTTTCTTTTTGGAATTGTTCCTTCAGGCTATTTAACTCTTGCTCTGTCTGAATTCTAAGCTCTTCTCTCTGATTCTGTAATTCCTGGCTCATAGCTTCTAATCCCTGGTTCTTAGCTTCTAATTCCTGGCTCTTAACTTCTAATTCCTGGTTCTTAGCTTCTAATCCCTGGTTCTTAGCTTCTAATTTCTGGTTTTTAACTTCTAATTCCTGGTTCATAGCTTCTAATCCCTGGTTCTTAGCTTCTAATTCCTGGTTTTTAGCTTCTAATTCCTGGTTCTTAGCTTCTAATCCCTGGTTCTTAGCTTCTGATTCCTGGTTTTTAGCTTCTAATTCCTGGTTCTTAGCTTCTAATTCCTGGATATCTACATATAATTCTTGATTTTCTGCCTCTGTAAATTTAAGTTTATCTGAGATGTGATTTTTTTCATCTGTTACCGTGCTGATTTGATTATGTAATAGCTCATTTTCATAAACAGCTTCTGTTATCTGATCTTTAAGCTGCTTCTTTTCTTTTTCTGCATTATCGATTAATTCTTCCTGCTCAAGAATCGCAAATTCTCTAATCTCTTCTATTTCCTTATCCATTTGCTTCTTGTATTGCTCTAACTCTTGTGCGGTCTGGGTTTTAACGGCCTCTATTTCTCCTTCGGCAAGTATTTTAGTACTGCTTTTTTCTTGCTCTGCCTGCTGCTTATAGGCCTCCAGTTCTTGGGCAGTTTGATTTATGATATTGCTTATGTCCTGTTCTGCTTGTTTCTTACATTCATTTATTTCTTGTGCAGCAAGTGCTTTCGTAGTTTCATTTTCTTCCCTTAATTCGTTGATAACACGGGAGATTTCTTCCTCACATTTGGATTGCTGTTCAGATCTCTGAAGTTCAAACTGTTGATTTAACTCTTTTATCTTCAGACTTGTCTGCTCTTTCAATTCTTCCTTATCGACCTGTAATTTCTGCTTCTCTTCTTTGGTTTGGTTCAACTCCAGAATAACCTTCTTTGTTTCTTCTCCCGATAATTCAATAAGTTCTTCCAGTTTA from Anaerocolumna sp. AGMB13020 encodes the following:
- a CDS encoding ABC transporter ATP-binding protein; translated protein: MSKGSDFRNPPGGGIAIVGEKHEFSAAWGKLINYCKPYFPAIILALACAVGGTVFTLTGPDMLSEMTDAITQGIMGSIDMKLVGNIALWLAAFYGASVVLSYLQGFVMATVTQKVSKTMRADISVKINKLPLKYFDKTSYGDILSRVTNDVDTIGQTLNQSIGNLVSAITLLAGSVIMMLVTNWIMALVAIGSSLLGFVIMILIISRSQKYFTEQQELLGAINGHVEEVYAGHNVVKVYNAEEELSGEFTQINKKLFSSNWKSQFMSGLMMPLMSFIGNIGYVAVCVAGAALAMKGSITFGVIVAFMVYVRLFTQPLSQIAQAATSLQSTGAASYRVFEFLGEAELEDESGKHTIMKTAKGDIEFKNVKFGYSENKIIIKDFSAKVKAGQKIAIVGPTGAGKTTMVNLLMRFYELNSGEIRIDNIPLRTLTRENVHQLFCMVLQDTWLFEGTIRENIVYNKIGVSEEEIVAACKAAGVHHFIKTLPEGYNTILNEEASLSAGQKQLITIARAMIENAPMLILDEATSSVDTRTEVLIQEAMDKLMEGRTSIVIAHRLSTIKNADLILVMKDGDIIESGNHEQLLRKKGFYAELYNSQFDEAS
- a CDS encoding ABC transporter ATP-binding protein encodes the protein MIKILKYFKKIEWLQVALCLVFITGQVWLDLKLPDYMSEITLLVQTEGSSMSEIWSAGGYMLLCALGSLVASIIIGYFAARLAATLSYRLRMGLYNRVEAFSMEEIGRFSTSSLITRSTNDITQVQTLIAMGLQVMIKAPILAVWAIIKIAGKSWQWSVSTGGAVFALVILVTVLVVFALPKFKIVQQLTDNLNRVTRENLTGVRVVRAYNAENYQETKFKKANEEMTETNLFTNRIMAIMMPGMSLIMNGLTLSIYWIGAYLINGADIPDRLSLFSDMVVYSSYAMQVVMAFMMLVMIFIMLPRSAVSARRINEVLDTQPKITDGDMDSKPWGMGEVEFKNVSFQYPGAAEYVLKDVSFKAKSGETVAFIGSTGSGKSTLINLIPRFYDATEGQVLIDGVDIKKYKQKDLHNKIGYVPQRAVIFSGDIAGNVAFGNNGRKKAMKEDIENAASVAQAKDFIDNLPEKYQAPISQGGSNLSGGQKQRLAIARAICRQPEIFIFDDSFSALDYKTDKVLRTQLAAQTLGATTFIVAQRIGTIRNADRIIVLEEGNVVGIGKHEELLKTCKVYHEIAYSQLSKEELGDE
- a CDS encoding ABC transporter ATP-binding protein/permease, with protein sequence MLQIKNICKKYVTGGLTQQALNDVTFNLRDSEFVAILGQSGSGKTTLLNIIGGLDRYDSGDIVINSVSTKKYSNRDWDSYRNHTIGFVFQSYNLIPHQSILANVELALTISGISKSERRKRAKEALEKMGLGSHLHKRPNQMSGGQMQRVAIARALVNDPDILLADEPTGALDSETSVQVMELLKEVAKDRLVVMVTHNPELAEEYASRIIKLHDGRILSDTNPYEVDETRLAPPEHKNMGKASMSISTALSLSFNNLKTKKGRTLLTSFAGSIGIIGIALILSLSNGINAYIDDIQKDTMSSYPIAIEAQSLDLSSLLAAGRQSGISDDADHELDGVYSNSSDMELAKSATTSIKENNLTEFKKYLDIQDSEIHQYVGENGIIYSYDVKFDTFAYDPEGELINTDGSEFTSGNTSAMTGGMPMGGFSLGSMTMGNLTSTSKFEELLPGTQGNLISAAVTDNYELLYGNWPKAYNEVVLVLDENNEISTSVLYELGILPSAEYKEVLEKISKGEEISFEGHKWNYEDISNQTFYILPESDYYMELENGVFDYTAEDRDSLKTLLKDSIELKVSGIIKPEEDASYTAISGNIGYTKALTDALIERTNNSPVVKAQEATPEINVTNGMSFSPKTDEVKIEETIKYLSGLNLSDKAAVATTILTSSPENNQNNSKEAQNTGADIPSQGQTGSAGAGISSEMNEEGLAAMLDAYLLEPDKETLLKLYDTYIQAGSYDDNMSSFGVVSLDAPSSISIYADSFEDKDGISASIEDYNKTAGKENQITYTDFVGLLMSSITTIINVISYVLIAFVAVSLIVSSIMIGIITFISVLERTKEIGVLRAIGASKRNITQVFNAETFIVGSISGLLGVGITCLLLLPINSVIHAVLDTTAVNAALPVTSGFVLIVLSMALTLFAGLIPAKKAAGKDPVIALRSE
- a CDS encoding response regulator transcription factor, which gives rise to MFHILVTEDDKNTARLMKAVLKHAGYEVFLAENGVEALDIMDTQHIDLVVLDIMMPKMDGYEFTEQLRSCHNNTPILMVTAKQLPEDKCKGFISGTDDYMVKPVNEEEMLLRIKALLRRARIVNEHKLLLGKVTLDYDALTVEREDEKQTLPQKEFYLLYKLLAYPDKIFTRIQLMDEIWGMESETVDTTVNVHINRLRKRFEGYPEFEIVAIRGIGYKAVKKCE
- a CDS encoding HAMP domain-containing sensor histidine kinase codes for the protein MSRLHNRLKKFQMAMFFAVIIFIIMLFTMLLMLVGIFALSQLGIVKPHPTIAPFFMFAIFSIIVGTIVAMLFSRFPLSPLREIISAFDRLAEGEFDVRIHLRGPEELQNLSSSFNHMAEELGSIEMLRSDFVNNFSHEFKTPIVSVRGFAKILKYEDLTKEERDEYLDIIIYESERLAALATNVLNLSKVENQVILKDKTSYNGSEQIRRIIAILENKWAEKNIEILFDYDEINFCGNEELLNQLWTNLIDNAIKFSPKNSTISINISQKPEKITITVSDQGIGISQGAADRIFDKFYQGDTSHATKGNGIGLTIAKRIVELHEGTITVKNNDIGTSFIVDLPMHD